From a region of the Mercurialis annua linkage group LG1-X, ddMerAnnu1.2, whole genome shotgun sequence genome:
- the LOC126665373 gene encoding pentatricopeptide repeat-containing protein At5g40410, mitochondrial isoform X1, whose product MSITRKISQSLISFTISRKRKFHKNTNSDSDTLASALISCITSCTLIVHCRMLHCSVIKSLSYKHGFIGDQLVSAYVRLGCTKDAQYLFDELPDKDLVSWNSLISGFSRNGDLGNCLGAFLQVKYLTNLSTNEVTFIPLISACTGAETPELGEYVHGSVLKLGMLSDVKVNNALINFYGKCGDLDAACKIFKEMTEQNLVSWNSIIAVHVQRGFAATGLRFFILMRRAGIVSDQATLVTLLQGCENLGLRKLVEAIHCYIFNCGLNTNLPIATASLKLYANLGLLSDSHKLFEEMLNPDAVAWTAMLACYAVHGCGKEAIQHFELMVREGVVPDHVTFTHLLSACSHSGLVSEGKYYFKIMLSTYGIEPRVDHYSCMVDLFGRSGLLDNAHNLIKSMPIEPTSAVWGALIGACRIYSNIGLGKKVAEKLFALDPSDSRNYIILSNMFSSAGRWKEASKVRASMKEKSLIRNPGCSYIEHGNRIRCFVMGDQSHPETKEIYEKLEELMKRIRKAGYAPKTELVLHDVGDDVKEDMISKHSEKLAIAFGILVSNANVPLIIRKNLRICGDCHNTAKFISLVEKRLIIIRDTKRFHHFRDGTCSCGDYWGGSVLEMGELSRSSVGSVDEGAQC is encoded by the coding sequence ATGTCAATTACTCGAAAAATTTCACAATCTTTGATTTCATTCACCAtttcaagaaaaagaaaatttcacAAGAACACGAATTCCGATTCGGACACTCTTGCTTCAGCTCTAATCAGCTGTATAACATCTTGCACTTTGATCGTTCATTGTCGGATGCTTCATTGCAGTGTGATCAAATCTCTAAGCTACAAGCACGGTTTCATTGGTGATCAACTCGTGTCCGCTTATGTTAGATTGGGATGCACAAAAGACGCGCAGTATCTGTTCGATGAATTGCCTGATAAGGATTTGGTATCCTGGAATTCGCTAATTTCTGGGTTTTCGCGTAATGGGGATTTGGGTAATTGCTTAGGTGCCTTTTTACAGGTAAAATATCTAACGAATTTGAGTACCAATGAGGTTACGTTTATACCTTTAATTTCAGCCTGCACTGGTGCTGAAACTCCCGAATTGGGGGAATATGTTCATGGGTCTGTTTTGAAATTAGGCATGCTTTCGGATGTCAAAGTTAACAACGCTCTCATTAACTTTTATGGTAAATGTGGAGATTTGGACGCAGCTTGTAAAATATTTAAGGAAATGACAGAGCAGAATTTAGTGTCATGGAATTCAATCATTGCGGTTCATGTTCAAAGGGGATTCGCCGCGACTGGACtaagattttttattttgatgagAAGGGCAGGGATTGTTTCTGATCAGGCCACTTTAGTAACATTGCTTCAAGGGTGTGAGAATCTAGGTTTAAGAAAACTGGTAGAGGCTATCCATTGTTATATCTTCAATTGCGGCCTTAACACGAACTTACCTATTGCAACTGCATCGTTAAAGCTGTATGCTAACTTGGGATTGTTAAGTGATTCTCATAAGTTGTTTGAAGAGATGCTTAATCCTGACGCAGTAGCGTGGACTGCGATGCTCGCCTGCTATGCAGTGCATGGTTGTGGGAAAGAAGCAATACAACATTTCGAACTCATGGTTAGAGAAGGAGTGGTCCCTGATCATGTTACGTTTACTCACTTGTTAAGTGCTTGTAGCCATTCCGGCTTAGTTTCGGAGGGAAAATATTACTTCAAAATTATGTTGAGTACTTATGGAATCGAACCAAGGGTGGATCACTATTCGTGCATGGTTGATCTTTTCGGTCGTTCTGGGCTTCTCGACAATGCTCATAATCTAATCAAAAGCATGCCGATAGAGCCAACTTCTGCAGTTTGGGGTGCTCTTATTGGTGCTTGTAGAATCTATAGTAATATAGGTCTTGGGAAGAAAGTTGCAGAGAAATTGTTTGCTTTAGACCCGTCCGACTCTAGAAACTATATCATACTATCAAATATGTTTTCTTCAGCTGGTAGATGGAAGGAAGCTTCAAAGGTAAGGGCTTCAATGAAAGAAAAAAGTTTGATTAGAAATCCAGGGTGCAGTTACATTGAACATGGAAACAGAATTAGATGTTTTGTGATGGGCGATCAATCTCACCCTGAGACGAAGGAAATATATGAAAAGCTCGAAGAACTAATGAAAAGGATTCGAAAAGCCGGGTATGCCCCGAAAACTGAACTTGTTCTGCATGATGTTGGTGATGATGTGAAAGAGGATATGATAAGTAAACACAGTGAGAAGTTGGCCATTGCCTTTGGGATTTTGGTGAGTAATGCTAATGTGCCATTGATTATAAGAAAGAACCTTAGAATATGTGGAGATTGCCACAACACTGCAAAATTCATATCACTGGTTGAGAAGCGATTGATAATAATCAGAGATACCAAGcggtttcaccattttagagatggGACATGTTCATGTGGAGATTACTG
- the LOC126665373 gene encoding pentatricopeptide repeat-containing protein At5g40410, mitochondrial isoform X2 has protein sequence MSITRKISQSLISFTISRKRKFHKNTNSDSDTLASALISCITSCTLIVHCRMLHCSVIKSLSYKHGFIGDQLVSAYVRLGCTKDAQYLFDELPDKDLVSWNSLISGFSRNGDLGNCLGAFLQVKYLTNLSTNEVTFIPLISACTGAETPELGEYVHGSVLKLGMLSDVKVNNALINFYGKCGDLDAACKIFKEMTEQNLVSWNSIIAVHVQRGFAATGLRFFILMRRAGIVSDQATLVTLLQGCENLGLRKLVEAIHCYIFNCGLNTNLPIATASLKLYANLGLLSDSHKLFEEMLNPDAVAWTAMLACYAVHGCGKEAIQHFELMVREGVVPDHVTFTHLLSACSHSGLVSEGKYYFKIMLSTYGIEPRVDHYSCMVDLFGRSGLLDNAHNLIKSMPIEPTSAVWGALIGACRIYSNIGLGKKVAEKLFALDPSDSRNYIILSNMFSSAGRWKEASKVRASMKEKSLIRNPGCSYIEHGNRIRCFVMGDQSHPETKEIYEKLEELMKRIRKAGYAPKTELVLHDVGDDVKEDMISKHSEKLAIAFGILVSNANVPLIIRKNLRICGDCHNTAKFISLVEKRLIIIRDTKRFHHFRDGTCSCGDYW, from the coding sequence ATGTCAATTACTCGAAAAATTTCACAATCTTTGATTTCATTCACCAtttcaagaaaaagaaaatttcacAAGAACACGAATTCCGATTCGGACACTCTTGCTTCAGCTCTAATCAGCTGTATAACATCTTGCACTTTGATCGTTCATTGTCGGATGCTTCATTGCAGTGTGATCAAATCTCTAAGCTACAAGCACGGTTTCATTGGTGATCAACTCGTGTCCGCTTATGTTAGATTGGGATGCACAAAAGACGCGCAGTATCTGTTCGATGAATTGCCTGATAAGGATTTGGTATCCTGGAATTCGCTAATTTCTGGGTTTTCGCGTAATGGGGATTTGGGTAATTGCTTAGGTGCCTTTTTACAGGTAAAATATCTAACGAATTTGAGTACCAATGAGGTTACGTTTATACCTTTAATTTCAGCCTGCACTGGTGCTGAAACTCCCGAATTGGGGGAATATGTTCATGGGTCTGTTTTGAAATTAGGCATGCTTTCGGATGTCAAAGTTAACAACGCTCTCATTAACTTTTATGGTAAATGTGGAGATTTGGACGCAGCTTGTAAAATATTTAAGGAAATGACAGAGCAGAATTTAGTGTCATGGAATTCAATCATTGCGGTTCATGTTCAAAGGGGATTCGCCGCGACTGGACtaagattttttattttgatgagAAGGGCAGGGATTGTTTCTGATCAGGCCACTTTAGTAACATTGCTTCAAGGGTGTGAGAATCTAGGTTTAAGAAAACTGGTAGAGGCTATCCATTGTTATATCTTCAATTGCGGCCTTAACACGAACTTACCTATTGCAACTGCATCGTTAAAGCTGTATGCTAACTTGGGATTGTTAAGTGATTCTCATAAGTTGTTTGAAGAGATGCTTAATCCTGACGCAGTAGCGTGGACTGCGATGCTCGCCTGCTATGCAGTGCATGGTTGTGGGAAAGAAGCAATACAACATTTCGAACTCATGGTTAGAGAAGGAGTGGTCCCTGATCATGTTACGTTTACTCACTTGTTAAGTGCTTGTAGCCATTCCGGCTTAGTTTCGGAGGGAAAATATTACTTCAAAATTATGTTGAGTACTTATGGAATCGAACCAAGGGTGGATCACTATTCGTGCATGGTTGATCTTTTCGGTCGTTCTGGGCTTCTCGACAATGCTCATAATCTAATCAAAAGCATGCCGATAGAGCCAACTTCTGCAGTTTGGGGTGCTCTTATTGGTGCTTGTAGAATCTATAGTAATATAGGTCTTGGGAAGAAAGTTGCAGAGAAATTGTTTGCTTTAGACCCGTCCGACTCTAGAAACTATATCATACTATCAAATATGTTTTCTTCAGCTGGTAGATGGAAGGAAGCTTCAAAGGTAAGGGCTTCAATGAAAGAAAAAAGTTTGATTAGAAATCCAGGGTGCAGTTACATTGAACATGGAAACAGAATTAGATGTTTTGTGATGGGCGATCAATCTCACCCTGAGACGAAGGAAATATATGAAAAGCTCGAAGAACTAATGAAAAGGATTCGAAAAGCCGGGTATGCCCCGAAAACTGAACTTGTTCTGCATGATGTTGGTGATGATGTGAAAGAGGATATGATAAGTAAACACAGTGAGAAGTTGGCCATTGCCTTTGGGATTTTGGTGAGTAATGCTAATGTGCCATTGATTATAAGAAAGAACCTTAGAATATGTGGAGATTGCCACAACACTGCAAAATTCATATCACTGGTTGAGAAGCGATTGATAATAATCAGAGATACCAAGcggtttcaccattttagagatggGACATGTTCATGTGGAGATTACTGGTAA